The following proteins come from a genomic window of Montipora foliosa isolate CH-2021 chromosome 2, ASM3666993v2, whole genome shotgun sequence:
- the LOC137990831 gene encoding uncharacterized protein: MRLSTVTLFLSFAILLMAISIAARGRGGGRSSGSRSRSSSGRSSSSSKPAITKTTPIKATTFRSPVIRSQTKVGSKTDTFKKVVAGYILYRYAVSNAPVYSRGYPMYRCYVTVPEERAVRITSEERRLLNSNGSPCIPAPSSQTFSLADDIDQHLISLNTTVTYNKTGETKTYYNDSVPLQDILQQDFEVKTLSQYNTTIVPRTSCSQVEEKIRGTMITLYETNPNKASTRYMNVAPTVLLATVVALFGVLDVPRVFASF, encoded by the coding sequence ATGCGGCTGTCTACAGTtactcttttcctttccttcgcAATTTTGCTGATGGCGATATCCATTGCTGCCAGAGGCAGAGGCGGCGGTCGCTCGAGTGGGTCACGCTCTAGATCAAGCTCAGGTCGCTCTTCCTCCAGTTCCAAACCCGCAATCACAAAAACTACACCGATCAAAGCCACGACTTTTCGTTCTCCTGTAATCCGCAGCCAAACCAAAGTTGGTTCCAAAACAGACACGTTCAAAAAGGTAGTGGCCGGCTACATTCTGTATCGCTATGCTGTGAGCAACGCTCCTGTGTATAGCAGAGGCTATCCGATGTACCGCTGCTACGTTACCGTCCCGGAGGAACGAGCTGTCAGGATCACCTCTGAAGAACGGAGGTTGTTGAATTCTAACGGCAGTCCATGTATCCCAGCACCTTCTTCGCAGACGTTTTCGCTTGCAGATGATATCGATCAACATCTCATTTCCTTGAATACCACCGTCACTTATAACAAGACTGGAGAAACGAAGACTTACTACAATGACTCGGTTCCTCTCCAAGACATCTTGCAACAAGATTTTGAAGTGAAGACTCTTTCTCAATACAACACCACAATTGTGCCCAGAACGTCGTGCAGTCAAGTTGAGGAGAAAATCCGAGGTACAATGATTACTTTGTACGAAACAAACCCCAACAAGGCAAGCACTCGTTACATGAATGTGGCCCCTACCGTCTTGCTCGCAACGGTAGTTGCACTGTTCGGGGTTTTGGATGTCCCCCGAGTTTTTGCCAGTTTTTAG